A stretch of the Bartonella henselae str. Houston-1 genome encodes the following:
- the uvrB gene encoding excinuclease ABC subunit UvrB has product MKNGVTATVEALSALIASGNPLFKNGALWTPHRPVRPEKSEGGIPFQLETSFEASGDQPQAIKTLVEGIEKNERTQVLLGVTGSGKTYTMAKIIEKTQRPALILAPNKTLAAQLYGEFKSFFPHNAVEYFVSYYDYYQPEAYVARSDTYIEKESSINEQIDRMRHAATRAVLERDDVIIVASVSCIYGIGSVETYTAMTLQIKKGDKLNQRQFLADLVSQHYYRQDINFIRGSFRVRGDTIEIFPAHLEDRAWRISLFGDEVETITEFDPLTGQKTGDLQSIKIYANSHYVIPRPTLNQAMKAIKTELVQRLDELNKAGRLLEAQRLEQRTMFDLEMLETTGSCAGIENYSRYLTGRQPGEPPPTLFEYIPNNALVFIDESHVTIPQIGGMYRGDFRRKATLAEYGFRLPSCMDNRPLRFEEWDAMRPQTIAVSATPGRWEIEQSHGIFAEQIIRPTGLVDPPTEVRPASSQVDDVVNEIHKTIQKGYRTLVTVLTKRMAEDLTEYLHEQGIRVRYMHSDIDTLERIEILRDLRLGAFDVLIGINLLREGLDIPECGFVAILDADKEGFLRSETSLVQTIGRAARNVDGRVILYADIITGSIERALQETQRRREKQIAYNEKHHIKPTSIKKNIDDILNSGGENGYTHTNIPDFITQNSKTGNNLAKHIQYLEKSMREAAANLHFEEAARLRDEIKKLQKIELTIADNPLNYSEQFIQEPQSRIFAKPDLDHMGPTIDTGILENRKEKRRPYKNTLNKTTKNKEKIPPNK; this is encoded by the coding sequence ATGAAAAATGGTGTTACAGCAACAGTGGAAGCTCTTTCTGCGTTAATTGCCTCAGGAAATCCTCTTTTTAAGAATGGCGCATTATGGACACCTCACCGCCCTGTTCGTCCTGAAAAATCTGAAGGCGGTATTCCATTTCAACTCGAAACATCCTTTGAAGCTTCGGGAGATCAACCTCAAGCAATTAAAACTCTGGTTGAGGGAATTGAAAAGAATGAACGTACACAAGTGCTTTTGGGTGTTACCGGATCAGGCAAAACCTATACAATGGCTAAAATCATTGAAAAAACACAGCGCCCTGCTTTGATCTTAGCACCGAATAAAACTCTAGCTGCACAACTTTACGGAGAATTTAAAAGTTTTTTTCCCCACAATGCGGTCGAATATTTTGTTTCTTATTATGACTATTATCAGCCTGAAGCCTATGTTGCACGTTCTGACACTTATATTGAAAAAGAATCTTCTATTAATGAACAAATCGACCGTATGCGCCATGCTGCAACACGTGCTGTACTTGAACGTGATGACGTCATTATTGTTGCATCCGTGTCTTGTATCTATGGGATTGGCTCGGTAGAAACCTATACTGCCATGACTTTGCAAATAAAAAAAGGGGACAAACTCAATCAACGACAATTCTTGGCTGATTTAGTTTCTCAACACTATTATCGACAAGACATTAACTTCATTCGTGGTTCTTTTCGTGTCCGAGGGGATACAATCGAAATTTTTCCTGCCCATCTTGAAGATCGTGCTTGGCGTATATCGCTCTTTGGCGATGAAGTGGAAACAATTACGGAATTTGATCCTCTCACAGGACAAAAAACAGGCGACCTTCAATCTATTAAAATTTATGCCAATTCACACTACGTAATACCGCGACCAACATTAAATCAAGCAATGAAAGCCATCAAAACGGAATTGGTTCAACGTCTCGATGAATTGAACAAAGCAGGACGTCTTTTAGAAGCACAACGTTTAGAACAGCGTACAATGTTTGATTTAGAAATGTTGGAAACAACCGGCTCATGCGCTGGAATTGAAAATTATTCACGCTACTTAACAGGACGACAGCCTGGTGAACCACCACCAACTTTGTTCGAATATATTCCAAACAATGCTCTCGTTTTTATCGATGAAAGCCATGTAACTATTCCTCAAATTGGTGGCATGTACAGAGGCGACTTTCGAAGAAAAGCAACCTTAGCAGAATATGGATTTCGTCTGCCTTCTTGTATGGACAATCGTCCTTTGCGCTTTGAAGAATGGGACGCCATGCGCCCACAAACGATTGCTGTTTCCGCAACACCTGGACGTTGGGAAATAGAACAATCACATGGCATTTTTGCGGAACAAATTATTCGCCCAACAGGGCTTGTTGATCCACCAACAGAAGTGCGTCCAGCCTCCAGCCAGGTTGATGATGTTGTAAATGAAATTCATAAAACAATTCAAAAAGGCTACCGTACCTTAGTAACTGTGCTCACCAAGCGTATGGCCGAAGATTTGACAGAATATCTCCACGAACAAGGTATTCGAGTACGCTATATGCATTCTGACATTGATACATTGGAGCGTATTGAAATTCTTCGTGATCTCAGGCTTGGTGCCTTTGATGTCCTCATCGGCATCAACTTGCTCCGAGAAGGTCTAGATATTCCAGAATGCGGTTTTGTTGCCATTCTAGATGCTGATAAAGAAGGCTTTTTACGCTCTGAAACCTCGCTTGTGCAAACAATTGGACGCGCTGCACGGAACGTAGATGGTCGCGTTATTCTCTATGCCGATATAATTACTGGCTCTATAGAACGAGCCTTGCAAGAAACACAAAGACGTCGAGAAAAACAGATAGCCTATAATGAAAAACATCATATCAAACCGACGAGTATCAAAAAAAATATCGACGATATTCTCAATTCAGGGGGAGAAAATGGTTATACTCACACCAATATTCCTGATTTTATCACGCAAAACAGTAAGACAGGTAACAATTTAGCAAAGCATATTCAATATCTTGAAAAATCAATGCGTGAAGCGGCAGCTAATCTTCACTTTGAAGAAGCAGCGCGACTTCGTGATGAAATCAAAAAGCTACAGAAAATAGAACTCACAATCGCAGATAATCCCTTAAAT